The following is a genomic window from Benincasa hispida cultivar B227 chromosome 7, ASM972705v1, whole genome shotgun sequence.
ATGGATAGTCGATCTTCATGAGATAGCCAACAATCAAgtaagaaataaataataagcCTTACATAATTGACCACCAAATATAGAGGAACGCAATAAAACTCAACCCCCATCATCAAATCTTCAATCACAAATAACTGAATTAAAAGATAATGATAAAAATCAAAGGGTTCATATATATGGAAAAGAATGAATTGAATTATTATATAAGTAATTCACAAATTATACAATCTGTAATTTCGAACGGAAGTAGAATACACTAAGAATGATGTAAAGAACAGAGAAGAAGGAATAAGATTAAATTCCCAGAAAAGAAAAAACGGTTGGAAATGAAGATGATTTAAAATTCAGGGAGGGCTTTAAGAAACTCCATGAAAGAAGGGGACAAGGAATTAATCAAAGCAGGGGAGGAAAACGGCGTCGTAACATCAGAAGAATATCTAAGAAGGGAAGAATTACTCTGCCTCTGCACTAATTGTTTCAAAACCACACTCTGTTTCTGATCCCCACATTCATTGATCTCCTCCTCCGTCGTCAGACCCGACGAAGAATCATTGTCGTTAAAATTTCTCTCTGAAAACGATAACGACAAGGCATTAGACGGCGGCGGGGGCGGCGGTGGGTTGAAGCCGGTGAGGCGTTGAACCAAGGCCATGAAATCCTTAGGCTGGGTATGGATGATTTTGGGGGAATGGGTGTAAATGATGACCGGCTGCCGGAGCTGAGGCTTACGAATAAAACGAGAATCTTTGTGGATTAAGAGAGGGGAGGGGCGAGGGCCATTGATTTCACAGGATTTAGGTGGGCTCATGGTGGAGGAATTAACTAGCAATTAAAAGAGGATTTTGAGATTGGTAATTTAATTGGAAGTgaagttaattaaaattaaaagagggaaaaaagtGGTTAATTTGTTAGAGAGAGATGGGggaatatgaatatatatagggaaatttttaatttgtaatgTATGTGTGGGGGCAGATATTGTTGAAGAAAGGGAGTGAAATGAAGGGCAGGGATTTCTGACCGTTGACGTTCATCTatgaattattataataaaatgcttggttttttttttaaaaaaaatatttattaattataaaaatacaaTTTGGGCAATAGTTTAGTTTTAATCGATGGAATCAAATTGAGAGATGTTTCCATGTGAAACTTCATTTTATAATGGTTTGATTTGGAGATTGAAAAGTTGTGTAAttctttaatttattcaaaCTAATCTACTTGGTTGGTTTAACTTtttgaaatataattaattaatttttctatggTTGGCTAGTGGAAATAGTTTTCTTCTGTTTTTACTAATATGATTTTCTTCGTTGCCTTTTACCACAAAGTTTATTCATACAAATGTTAATCTTTTGTAAACTAAAGCTAAAGTACGCATTTGTTCAATTTAGGGTAAAAAAGATAACACCCTAGCTTGTCTATGTCTTGAGTATAAATTAGGTTAGACATCCTTAATACATACTTATCAATTTATAATG
Proteins encoded in this region:
- the LOC120082132 gene encoding VQ motif-containing protein 8, chloroplastic; the protein is MSPPKSCEINGPRPSPLLIHKDSRFIRKPQLRQPVIIYTHSPKIIHTQPKDFMALVQRLTGFNPPPPPPPSNALSLSFSERNFNDNDSSSGLTTEEEINECGDQKQSVVLKQLVQRQSNSSLLRYSSDVTTPFSSPALINSLSPSFMEFLKALPEF